A section of the Mangifera indica cultivar Alphonso chromosome 12, CATAS_Mindica_2.1, whole genome shotgun sequence genome encodes:
- the LOC123193364 gene encoding protein FAR1-RELATED SEQUENCE 11: MMTDEAGHMLMAYDDPSHQRSLSLDDTSSTEESPDETRLSLETSNDVVPYIGQRFPSHDAAYEFYSEFAKRCGFSIRRHRTEGKDGVGKGLTRRYFVCHRAGNTPIKTSNENKPQRNRKSSRCGCQAYMRISKITELGAPEWRVTGFANHHNHELLEPNQVRFLPAYRTISDTDKSRILMFAKTGISVQQMMRLMELEKCVEPGYLPFTEKDVRNLLQSFRKLDPEDESVDLLKMCRNIKEKDPNFKFEYTLDPNNRLENIAWSYASSIQAYEIFGDAVVFDTTHRLTALDMPLGIWVGVNNYGVPCFFGCTLLREENLRSLSWALKAFLGFMDGKAPQTILTDQNMCLKEAIAMEMPATKHALCIWMIVVKFPSWFNAVLGERYNEWKTEFFRLYNLESIEDFELGWRDMVNSFGLHTNRHIANLFALRMQWALPYLRSNFFAGMTTTVHSKAINAFIQRFLSAQTRLAHFVEQVAVAVDFKDQAAEQQTMQQNLQNICLKTGAPMESHAASVLTPFAFSKLQEQFVLAAYYASFHMDDGFLVRHHTKLEGGRKVYWVPQEGIISCSCHQFEFSGILCRHALRVLSAGNCFQIPERYLPIRWRRISTHAIKQLQSSPSKHAERIQLLQSMVSSLIAESAKSKERLDLATEQVSFLLSRIRQQPVSSQGLRDISPLHRNL, translated from the exons ATGATGACTGATGAGGCCGGACACATGTTGATGGCTTATGATGATCCCTCACACCAACGATCATTGTCTCTAGATGATACTAGCAGCACAGAGGAATCACCCGATGAAACCAGACTCTCACTAGAGACCAGCAATGATGTGGTTCCATATATTGGGCAAAGATTTCCCTCTCATGATGCAGCATATGAATTCTATAGTGAATTTGCTAAAAGATGTGGTTTTTCCATTAGACGTCATCGCACTGAAGGAAAAGATGGTGTTGGTAAAGGATTAACAAGACGCTACTTTGTCTGCCACCGTGCTGGTAACACACCCATCAAAACCTCAAATGAAAACAAACCTCAGCGAAATCGGAAATCCTCCCGCTGTGGGTGTCAAGCGTACATGCGTATAAGCAAAATTACAGAATTAGGAGCACCAGAATGGCGTGTCACAGGTTTCGCAAACCACCATAATCATGAACTCTTAGAGCCAAACCAAGTTCGTTTTCTTCCTGCATATCGAACCATATCAGATACAGACAAGAGCCGGATACTTATGTTTGCCAAAACAGGAATTTCAGTGCAGCAAATGATGAGACTCATGGAACTTGAGAAATGCGTGGAGCCAGGTTATTTGCCATTTACTGAGAAGGATGTGAGGAACTTACTTCAGTCTTTTAGGAAGTTAGATCCGGAAGATGAAAGTGTAGatttattaaaaatgtgtagaaacattaaagaaaaagacCCTAACTTCAAATTTGAGTACACGCTTGATCCTAACAACAGGCTAGAGAATATTGCTTGGTCATATGCATCATCAATCCAGGCTTACGAGATATTTGGTGATGCTGTGGTGTTTGATACAACACATCGCTTGACTGCATTAGACATGCCACTTGGGATATGGGTTGGTGTGAACAATTATGGTGTGCCTTGCTTCTTTGGCTGTACACTCTTGCGTGAGGAAAACTTGAGATCATTGTCATGGGCACTAAAG GCATTCTTAGGTTTTATGGATGGGAAGGCACCACAAACAATATTAACTGACCAGAATATGTGTCTCAAAGAAGCCATAGCCATGGAAATGCCTGCAACTAAGCATGCACTCTGCATATGGATGATTGTGGTGAAGTTTCCATCATGGTTTAATGCTGTCCTGGGAGAACGTTATAATGAGTGGAAGACTGAGTTTTTTCGGCTCTATAATCTGGAGTCTATAGAAGATTTTGAGTTGGGATGGAGGGACATGGTCAATTCATTTGGGCTCCATACTAACAGGCACATAGCAAACTTGTTTGCTTTACGTATGCAGTGGGCATTACCATACTTGAGAAGCAACTTTTTTGCAGGAATGACTACAACTGTCCATTCAAAGGCAATTAATGCTTTCATTCAACGATTTTTGAGTGCACAAACCCGACTTGCACACTTTGTAGAACAA GTGGCTGTTGCCGTGGACTTTAAAGATCAAGCTGCGGAACAACAGACGATGCAGCAGAATCTTCAAAATATTTGCTTGAAGACAGGTGCTCCTATGGAATCCCATGCCGCTTCTGTGCTAACTCCTTTTGCGTTCTCAAAGCTGCAAGAGCAATTTGTTTTGGCTGCGTACTATGCATCATTTCATATGGATGATGGTTTCCTTGTCAGACACCACACAAAACTTGAGGGAGGCCGGAAAGTTTATTGGGTTCCTCAGGAAGGCATCATAAGTTGCAGCTGTCATCAATTTGAGTTTTCAGGGATTCTCTGTCGACATGCCTTACGAGTCCTCTCGGCAGGAAATTGCTTTCAGATTCCAGAAAGGTATCTTCCCATCCGATGGCGTCGTATCAGCACACATGCCATAAAACAACTTCAAAGTTCTCCAAGCAAGCATGCAGAGCGGATTCAGTTACTTCAGAGCATGGTATCATCTCTGATTGCAGAATCTGCCAAGTCAAAAGAGAGGCTAGATCTTGCAACCGAACAAGTTTCCTTCCTTTTGTCTCGAATACGCCAGCAACCAGTTTCATCACAAGGTTTGAGAGATATTTCTCCCCTTCATAGAAACCTATAA